From the genome of Trachemys scripta elegans isolate TJP31775 chromosome 2, CAS_Tse_1.0, whole genome shotgun sequence:
AACTAACACGGTGTATGCAGTAAATAAATCTGTTCTTCAATGGTTAAATTGTATCTCCTTTCTTTAATTACAACAATTATTTTATAAGCTTACTTAAAAGATACAGTGTATTAACTACACAGGTACTAAACATTGCTAAATGCAACCATGTAGGCTAGGTTTCATCATACATCAATCGTTTGGTCCACGTGTAATGCTTAGGAAAATGCAAAATTCACATAAAATATCAGAAAATGCTTTTAATTACACATCCTTACAAACTGTTGTAAAAAAGAATTTTGGTATGTTAGCAAATAGAAGCATGGGCCACTTTGTCACTTAGCCAACtatgtgatatgtagattgttaCGTAATATGAACTGTTAACTATTAAATACACTGTAGTTTGAAAACTTTTTTGGGGTACAAGATGCTTTCTTATTTAAGATGCaccccttaacatttttttaattaaaaaaaaaaatcattatacacctctacctcgatataacgctgtcctcaggagccaaaaaatcttaccgcgttatatcgaacttgctttggtccaccggagtgcgcagccccgccccgctgaagcactgctttaccacgttatatccgaattcgtgttatatcgggacacgttatattggggtagagatgtactttGCTGCTTCATGCTACTGCGAGCCGCCTTCTTCACCAGGTCAATTATGGATTTTAACTGCAGTATTTGCAGTCTATCCACATCTTGGCTTTCTAGCCACTTAAGACCAATCTCTAACCCTACAACCGCATCAGCAGCTTTGGGCGGTGGCTCCAAGGGTTCTTTGTCACTATCCTCAAGGTTAGACACATTTTCTGAGGCACAAGGTGGTTTGAGGGGCATCATTATGAATTATATCTACATCTGTAAGTCATTCAATAGGTTGGACACATAGCATCCACCTCCATCCACTCTTGAACATCAGCTATCCCACTTTGAGCCATAAGTTCCCTGTAGACTCGTTCTGCCTCCATGGCCTCTTCTTCCGTAAAACCTTCAAAGTTGTTCTCATCTTCATCTTCTTCCTCATCTTGGTTGTCGTCGCTTTCAGTGACAAAAGCACTTTTGAGACAAAATGCCAACATTTCTCTATCATCGACGGAGTGATTCCTAGCCAGGCTGTCTCACCTAAGTTAAATACATCCAGCAAATTCAATTTCTTGATTACATCCATTATGCTACTGTTGTCCTGAACAATTTTATttacaccatcagctcaggattaaacaaagactgtgaatggctagccaactacaaaagcagtttctcctcccttggtgttcatactcaactgctagaagagggcctcatcttccctgattgaactaacctcgttatctctagactgattcttgcctgcatatttatacctagctctggaaatttccattactggcatctaacgaagtgggtattcacccacaaaagcttatgctccaatatgtctgttagtctataaggtgccacaggactctttgttgctttttacagatccaggttaacacggctacccctctgatacttgccaaaTGCCATGACGTTTTTTAAAACGATTAAGCCAACCACTACCAGCTTTAAATTTGTTACCTTGATGGGCAGAAGCATCATCGCCCGAGCATCTAAAATCGAGATCCTTCTTCAATTTCTCCGCTTGTTTCcttataatgtcaccagaaatTAGTGTGCCGTCAGAGCGTTCTTGGATAAACCACATAGAGCAGTATTTATCTAGTTGGTTATCCTGGGCAATTTTTAGGTGCTTCCTTTCCAGGCCTTCACTTTCATCCAGTTCAACTAGCATTGATCGTAATTTTGATCCACCCTCTTAATATTGATTCCCCCACACCTAGTTCTTTTGAGACCTTTGCTTGGCTCATTCCTGATTTCAGTCTGGCCAAAGCTTTCCATTTTTCTTTGACTGTCCATGCCTTTCGTTTCCATAGCTGTGAACTACTTGCCATCATGTCAATgatattttaatactgtattaatggaaacaatctttttgttttgtttagaaagtATCAGCGCACAGTTACAATGTTTCCAAAATACAACTAGTGAGACAACTTAAGTTTAGCCAATACTGCACACAATTTAGAAACGAGATTAAAATAGGCGGGAGAGATGAGAACGCCTAATGCATaggtgggcaaaatttttggcccgagggccacatcagggttcaaaattgtatggagggccaggtagggaaggctgtgccttcccaaacagcctggctctgccccctatctgcccccacctacttcccaccccctgactgacccctcagaATCCCggacccattcaacccccctgctccttgtcccctgactaccccctccagagaccccccgccCCAACTACCTCtaccaagaccccaccccctatctaagaccccctgctccttgtcccctgactgccccaacccctatccacaccccagccccgacaggcccccattccccatcccctgaccgccctgcCTCCAGAACCTCTgaaccatccaaccccccttgctccctgtcccctgaccaccccccaagACCTTCTGCCCCTTATCCACCCCTCAGCTCtggcccggcacccttaacatGCCTCTCAGAACAGGTGTCAGAGCCAGACCCGCTGACAGGCTGATCTGCCAGAGCgtactgccccacccccccagagcgctgctttaccacattgtatgcgaacccgtgttatatcaggtcgcgttatatcagggtagaggtgtaatttgaagaaaagattgcatttgggcagcattgctcttgtcaataattccaatgtcagtcacagtcaaacctgtagtactcatgaattgctcttgctgcATAAGATCTACACGTTCCTCTTGAGTTTCTTGATCGCacacaggatcttctgctgcatctgttactgttgTCACATTTCCTTCTTGACTACTGGCCTCATGTTCAGGTATTGGTATTGAAATATCACCCATTGCAGTTGCAGAGTTTTATCAgtagcattgtttgttgggtaagATGTGTTTTCCAAGGGTTTGAGAAATGAAGTCATtggctttgagctcttagctgctgcttcactctGTTGTTTTTGCTGTCTCTtgcttgcaccactttcaaatctGCTCTTCATAGTGCTCTATCTGAAACATGGAATAAAAATAGAGAACCTCACTAAAAAGTTATCTAAATAAATGCATTCATTTCACTCCTTTTCAATTCTAAATACGTGAACCCACTCAACTCAGAAAAATAATCCGGTGGATTTCAAAATTATGGAACAATGcttagtgttttattttattttgcccatTATAATAACATGGTTAAATTGTAAGGTCAAAAAACCAGCAAAGGTAGAAtcaaaaatggaaaacaagatGGGTGATAATCTTATTAAGAAAAAATAGAGATTTGGTATTAATGTTTTTTGTACTGTATACAGTTACATGAATTAGGGAGCTCCGATGATATTCAAGTCATGAAAACGAGTCAGGTAAAACGGAGAAAAGGGTGGAAAGGAGGAACAAGGATTCTAGAGAAAGTAAATCAGgcttccccgctcctcctccagcAGAACAGTGCCGCCAGCCCTGGGAGCGCTAGGTGCCGGTGCCTTTTCCATGCACGTCCCTCTCAGCCCCAACTCCTCCCATGTCCACCCCGGCagaaagggggggcaggagacccCATGTGCCACCCCCCACTCGTCACCTCTGGGGGTAGCAGCGGGAGCCCAGCACCCACACTGGTGGCAAGGCGCTACCAGCTGAGCCTAGGTTCTCACCCTGGACTCCGGATACACGCGGCCCGGCGCTGCCCGCAGCTTCGCCGCAGAACCTGGCGTGAAGCACAAAGAGCGCACACCGCGTGCCCCCTACCTCGGGACCACGTGGCTGGGCTGGCGCTCGCTAGGGGGGGGTCCGCGCTCGCGCAGAGGGCGTGACCCAAGCACAACAGGGTGGAGGAGTTGGCGCAAGGGGGACAAGAACGCGCCAGAGCCGTTTGAAGCGGGTTGCTAGGAGACTGGTGTGggccgggccaatggggacgcCATTGGCGATGACGTTCCGGGTGTGCGAGCGCGCGGGAAGCCTcaaacccctcccttcccccctgggGAGTTGGTGGGTCAAAGGTGGATTTCCGCGCTTCTCTCTGAGGgcgagggaggtgggaggggccaCGGGCAGGGTCCCAGGGAAGAAGGCTAACCGGCCCCCCTCCCTTCCCGTGTTGGGTGCAGCTGCTGGCGACGGAGCGCTGGGTCTCTACGGCTTAAAGGTGCCATCCCCCCGCCCTGGGTGAAGGGCGGTCGCCGCCGACTGGACGGAGATCCGGGGCTCTTGGGGTgcgggcggggctcctcctgctGGGGCACGTGCCGGGCTATGCAGCAGGGAGGGGTGTTGCTCCATCCACCGCCCGCGAGGAGGGCAGGTTGGGGGTGTGGCTACGTTGGAGCTCCGCGGTGACGGACTGTGGGACGTAGTGTGCACTGCGCGCTCTGCCTTGAGGGCATAACGTACagacctctcctctgcccccgccccacacCCTCGTGTGTAAACCAGGGAGGACGGGAACGCGCCGCGGAGGCCCCTGGTGAGTGGCGGATGCCTGCGCCAATGGGAGGCGGCCCTCGCTTTACTCCCCACCCCGCAGCTCCCCGCGGCCAATGAGCGGTGCGCTGCGGGCAGGGGGCGGGGTTCGGTCTGTGCTGGGAGGAGCAGGCGCTGCCTCGGACTCCGGCAGACGCTGAGGAGGCGGCGTTGCGGCGAGTTGGTGGCTGTTGCGGTGCTGGGCGCTCGGGCAGACATGGGGCCGCCAGCGGCGTGAGGTGCGGGCTGCGCTAGCTTCGCCAGCCGGGGGACGCGCGCGGGCGGGCGGGCTCGGGGCATGTGGTGGGGTTGAGCGCGGACCTAGGTCCCCCGCTCCCCTCAGCCTGGGGTGGGGCGGCCGGTCAGTCACTGGGGCTAACGCGTCTCTTGTCGTTGGCAGGGTCTGAGCGCGGCGCGCCTGTGAGTGCGGCTCGGCGGCCGAGGGGAGCCCGGCTGTGCCTGTGTCGGCGGCGGCTCGCTGTCCCCCCGCCGCCGGCGATGGGGAATGGGCTCTCGGACCAGACGCCGATCCTCTCCAGCCTGCCCTCCTTCCAGTGCTTCCACATCGTGATCCTGGGGCTCGACTCGGCGGGCAAGACCACCGTGCTCTACAGGCTGCAGTTCAACGAGTTCGTCAACACTGTGCCTACCAAGGGGTTTAACACGGAGAAAATCAAAGTGACGCTGGGCAGCTCGAAAACGGTCACCTTCCACTTCTGGGACGTGGGAGGCCAGGAGAAGCTCAGGCCCCTGTGGAAGTCCTACACCAGGTGCACGGATGGCATCGTGTTTGTGGTGGACTCTGTCGACATCGAAAGAATGGAGGAAGCCAAGACAGAACTTCATAAAATTACTAGGATATCTGAAAATCAAGGCGTGCCTGTCCTTATAGTGGCTAACAAACAGGACCTGAggaattccctctctctctcagaaatCGAGAAGATGTTAGCAATGAGCGAGCTGAGCTCTTCTACCCCCTGGCATCTGCAGCCTACCTGTGCGATCATAGGGGATGGACTTAAAGAGGGACTTGAAAAACTACATGATATGATAATTAAGCGAAGAAAAATGTTGAGACAGCAGAAAAAGAAGAGATGAGTTCTGTTTCCACACTTCTATCTTAGAGTAGTTTCATGGTCAGAATTTGACATAACAGCTTCCAAAGCCTGACCTGCTTGCTTGGATGCTGTTAAAGCTTAGTTATGttaaacaatcagttgcacaaccTTGCCTTGTGGAAGTTGTGCAGACACAGAACCTTTTGAAAAGCAAAAACAGAAAATAGTTTTTCCAAGGTTTCTGGCACTGTATTATTTTGGATGCCCTATAAAGTAATATAAAGCTATCAGGAAAGAGATGGGTGGGTAAATGTGACTTGGATATCTAAATAGCCAAATAAAATGAGAGTTTTTTTGCTTGGTGTTTGTATTCATATATTTGAGGGTGCATTTTTACAAGAAATTTGCATTGAAGGCGTTCAGTGTTTTTAAACTTCTTATGCTCGTAAGTGGAGTGTTTTA
Proteins encoded in this window:
- the ARL4A gene encoding ADP-ribosylation factor-like protein 4A, which encodes MGNGLSDQTPILSSLPSFQCFHIVILGLDSAGKTTVLYRLQFNEFVNTVPTKGFNTEKIKVTLGSSKTVTFHFWDVGGQEKLRPLWKSYTRCTDGIVFVVDSVDIERMEEAKTELHKITRISENQGVPVLIVANKQDLRNSLSLSEIEKMLAMSELSSSTPWHLQPTCAIIGDGLKEGLEKLHDMIIKRRKMLRQQKKKR